One region of Salinibacterium sp. TMP30 genomic DNA includes:
- a CDS encoding bifunctional [glutamine synthetase] adenylyltransferase/[glutamine synthetase]-adenylyl-L-tyrosine phosphorylase, protein MSRSPYTLTELAKLGFVELGEARERLVALNRPEVPRLFARAADPDQALRLLLSLSESVPEKLEPILESEDAAVRLVQILGASSGLGDYFVRHPQELDALRSPIAGPSAPEEYVSVLAEATDGLEDEDAWVALRIRYRRELAKLTGWDLAQEDPLSAVDRVSMALADLAGAALEASLSIARRTVNFPASDVAATRLAIIGMGKAGARELNYVSDVDVIFVTEPDGIDADRAVDIATSLAVQTMRGINDLTLEPGLWEVDANLRPEGKDGALVRTLESHIAYYERWADSWEFQALLKARPIAGDQDLGARYVAGVAPMVWSSASRENFVASVQRMRERVTENIPPDERDVQLKLGRGGLRDIEFTVQLLQLVHGQNDEHVRQTSSLRALIALAEQGYIGRTEAGEFARDYRFLRLLEHRIQLSRLRRTHIMPRDSDDLRVLARATGVAKSASDLTEQWQRTKIAVRRLHERLFYRPLLSAVAALPDEGLALSSDQAAARLAAIGFLDPKGALAHIAALTGGVSRRATVQKTLLPVMLQWFSDGADPDYGLLAFRRLSEALGEAYWFLRMLRDSSGAAERLTHVLSASKYVGGLFERIPEAAAWLESEQELRPRSADVLRDESRAIVSRHRGDEEAAAAALRTARRREMLRLALGSILGVTSIQELGRGLSDVTTTILEGALRVLRPEPDGIEFGVIAMGRYGGAESGFGSDTDVMYVYRAIDAASEDASKRAESIVKGLKRITEDVKLPLDLDLDLRPEGKNGAIVRSLDSYEAYYKRWSLTWEAQALLRARGVAGDQTLLRDFETLANRVRYPEAISPQDVREVKRIKARVESERLPQAADPSRHLKLGRGSLSDVEWFVQLLQLQHGARVAGLRTTSTLDALDAAVAEKLVIASDAARLREAWILASRARSAITLWTSKTSDVLPTDRLQLEGISRMLEYPPRSASKLEEDYLRATRRARRVFERRFYGVTNAVRS, encoded by the coding sequence ATGTCTAGGTCTCCGTACACTCTGACCGAACTCGCCAAGCTCGGCTTTGTAGAGTTGGGTGAGGCACGCGAGCGGCTCGTTGCGCTCAATCGGCCCGAAGTACCGCGCCTTTTTGCGCGAGCAGCAGACCCGGATCAAGCCTTGCGGCTGCTTCTGTCACTCTCGGAGTCAGTTCCAGAGAAGCTTGAGCCGATTCTTGAAAGCGAAGACGCTGCCGTGCGGCTCGTGCAGATTCTGGGCGCATCCTCGGGCTTAGGGGACTACTTCGTTCGGCACCCGCAAGAATTGGATGCATTACGTTCGCCTATTGCAGGCCCATCTGCGCCCGAAGAGTATGTTTCCGTGCTCGCAGAGGCTACGGATGGGCTTGAGGACGAGGACGCATGGGTGGCCCTGCGCATCCGGTATCGACGCGAGCTAGCCAAACTGACGGGATGGGATCTCGCTCAAGAAGACCCACTTTCCGCCGTCGACCGAGTGTCTATGGCGCTGGCAGATCTCGCCGGTGCTGCACTCGAAGCGTCGCTGAGTATCGCGCGCCGCACCGTTAACTTTCCGGCGTCCGACGTTGCTGCTACCAGACTCGCCATTATCGGAATGGGCAAGGCGGGAGCCCGTGAACTGAACTACGTGTCGGATGTTGACGTCATCTTTGTTACGGAGCCCGACGGTATCGATGCCGATCGTGCAGTCGACATCGCCACCAGTCTTGCTGTGCAGACCATGCGAGGAATCAACGACCTCACCCTCGAGCCAGGGTTGTGGGAAGTCGACGCAAATCTTCGTCCCGAGGGCAAGGATGGTGCGCTGGTCCGCACACTCGAATCACATATTGCCTACTATGAGCGTTGGGCTGACAGTTGGGAGTTCCAGGCACTCCTCAAGGCGCGCCCGATTGCTGGCGATCAAGATTTGGGTGCGCGTTACGTTGCCGGCGTGGCCCCGATGGTGTGGTCGAGTGCATCTCGCGAGAACTTTGTTGCGTCAGTTCAGCGGATGCGCGAGCGCGTAACCGAGAACATTCCGCCCGACGAGCGTGACGTTCAACTCAAGTTGGGCCGTGGCGGCCTGCGCGATATCGAATTCACCGTGCAATTGCTTCAACTAGTGCACGGGCAAAATGATGAACACGTGCGGCAAACTTCGAGCCTGCGCGCACTAATTGCACTGGCTGAGCAGGGCTACATTGGCCGCACCGAGGCGGGGGAGTTTGCCCGCGACTACCGCTTCTTGCGGTTGCTGGAACACCGAATTCAGCTGTCGCGATTGCGACGCACCCACATAATGCCTCGGGATTCCGATGATCTTCGTGTTCTCGCCCGAGCAACGGGTGTGGCCAAGAGCGCAAGCGATCTGACAGAGCAGTGGCAGCGAACGAAGATTGCCGTTCGTCGATTGCATGAGCGTTTGTTCTATCGACCACTCTTGTCGGCGGTTGCAGCACTTCCCGACGAGGGACTCGCGCTTTCCAGCGATCAGGCCGCTGCGCGACTTGCCGCGATTGGTTTCCTCGACCCCAAGGGAGCGCTGGCGCATATTGCAGCGCTCACCGGGGGAGTCAGCCGCAGAGCGACTGTTCAGAAGACTCTCTTGCCTGTCATGCTGCAGTGGTTCTCCGATGGCGCTGACCCTGACTACGGGCTGCTCGCGTTCCGTCGGCTCAGTGAAGCTCTCGGCGAGGCGTACTGGTTCTTGCGAATGCTGCGTGATTCCTCAGGTGCGGCCGAGCGACTCACCCACGTGCTGTCAGCATCCAAGTATGTCGGTGGGCTCTTTGAGCGGATTCCCGAAGCTGCAGCGTGGCTGGAGTCAGAACAGGAGCTGCGCCCGCGGTCAGCAGACGTGCTTCGTGATGAGTCTCGCGCCATTGTTTCTCGGCACCGAGGCGATGAGGAGGCTGCAGCAGCGGCACTTCGAACAGCGAGACGCCGTGAAATGCTGCGACTTGCTCTCGGATCGATCCTCGGCGTTACCTCAATTCAGGAGTTGGGTCGTGGTTTGAGCGATGTTACGACCACAATTCTTGAGGGCGCGCTGCGGGTGCTGCGGCCAGAGCCAGATGGCATCGAGTTCGGCGTTATTGCGATGGGCCGCTACGGTGGCGCAGAGTCAGGCTTCGGTTCAGATACTGACGTCATGTATGTCTATCGTGCGATCGATGCTGCCAGTGAAGATGCCTCGAAGCGTGCTGAATCGATCGTCAAAGGCTTGAAACGCATCACCGAAGACGTGAAACTGCCGTTGGATCTGGATCTCGATCTGCGCCCCGAGGGAAAGAATGGGGCAATTGTGCGCTCGTTGGACTCCTATGAGGCCTACTACAAACGTTGGTCGCTGACGTGGGAGGCACAGGCACTGTTGCGTGCGCGCGGCGTAGCGGGCGACCAGACGCTTCTGAGGGACTTTGAGACTCTCGCCAACCGGGTGAGATATCCGGAGGCGATTTCGCCCCAGGATGTGCGAGAAGTGAAGCGGATCAAAGCTAGGGTGGAATCTGAACGACTTCCGCAAGCAGCAGACCCGTCGCGACATCTCAAGTTGGGCCGCGGTTCGCTGAGCGACGTGGAATGGTTTGTGCAATTGCTTCAGCTGCAGCACGGCGCTCGTGTTGCGGGGCTTCGCACTACCTCGACGCTGGACGCGCTAGACGCTGCGGTGGCAGAGAAACTGGTGATCGCGTCAGACGCTGCCCGACTCCGTGAAGCATGGATTTTGGCTTCCCGGGCGCGCTCGGCGATCACGTTGTGGACGTCGAAAACGTCTGATGTGCTCCCCACCGACCGATTACAGCTTGAAGGAATTTCGCGGATGCTGGAGTACCCACCGAGATCGGCAAGCAAGCTCGAAGAAGACTACCTTCGTGCGACTCGACGCGCCAGACGCGTGTTCGAGCGTCGCTTCTACGGTGTCACAAACGCTGTGCGCTCCTAG